A window from Sinorhizobium fredii encodes these proteins:
- the nuoH gene encoding NADH-quinone oxidoreductase subunit NuoH: MELVVALGLIVFKVALLIAILLLLPLPLTWVERKIAGHIQQRMGPMRVGWHGLLQPVADGIKLLTKEDHIPTEADRFLFKLAPILALAPPFVVFVAIPFGESVSVLGNEITLYVSNMNVALLFVFAVIGLEVYGVIIGGWAANSKYAVLGSLRTCAQMISYEIPMGFAVIGVVMLAQSMSLLEIVRAQADVWNIVYQPIGFFVFFVAGLAEAQRIPFDLAEAEGDLGAGFHTEYSGIRFAFFMVSEYVIMLLVSVLTVILFFGGWNGVLIPLPPLLWFALKVAFFVYLFMWFRFTFPRYRYDQLMAIGWKVLLPLSMANIIITGIAFS, from the coding sequence ATGGAGCTTGTCGTTGCCCTTGGCTTGATCGTCTTCAAGGTCGCGCTGCTGATTGCGATCCTCTTGCTGTTGCCCCTGCCACTGACCTGGGTAGAGCGGAAGATTGCCGGGCACATCCAGCAGCGAATGGGGCCGATGCGCGTGGGCTGGCACGGACTGCTGCAGCCGGTGGCGGACGGCATCAAGCTCCTCACCAAGGAAGACCACATCCCCACCGAGGCCGACCGCTTCCTGTTCAAGCTGGCGCCGATCCTGGCGCTCGCCCCGCCCTTTGTCGTGTTCGTCGCGATCCCCTTCGGGGAGAGCGTTTCGGTGCTCGGCAACGAAATCACCCTCTACGTATCCAACATGAACGTGGCGCTGCTCTTCGTCTTCGCGGTGATCGGCCTTGAGGTCTATGGCGTCATCATCGGCGGCTGGGCGGCGAACAGCAAATACGCGGTCCTCGGCAGCCTCAGGACCTGCGCGCAGATGATCAGCTACGAAATCCCGATGGGCTTTGCGGTGATCGGCGTCGTCATGCTCGCGCAATCCATGAGCCTGCTCGAAATCGTGCGGGCCCAGGCCGATGTCTGGAACATCGTTTACCAGCCGATCGGCTTCTTCGTCTTCTTCGTCGCCGGGCTCGCTGAAGCTCAGCGTATCCCCTTCGACCTGGCGGAAGCGGAAGGCGATCTCGGGGCGGGCTTTCATACCGAATATAGCGGCATCCGTTTCGCCTTCTTCATGGTCAGCGAATACGTCATCATGCTTTTGGTGTCGGTCCTGACGGTGATCCTGTTCTTCGGCGGCTGGAACGGCGTGCTGATCCCGTTGCCGCCGCTCCTCTGGTTCGCGCTCAAGGTCGCTTTCTTCGTCTATCTGTTCATGTGGTTCCGCTTTACTTTCCCCCGCTACCGCTACGACCAGCTGATGGCGATCGGATGGAAAGTCTTGCTTCCTTTGTCGATGGCGAACATAATTATTACTGGGATTGCTTTCTCTTAG
- a CDS encoding NADH-quinone oxidoreductase subunit I, translated as MSRAQDMIGTWIGWTFLADLAKGLGLTFGYMFSKTVTMQYPDKEKWLPYSRYRGHHFLKRDEEGEIKCVACELCARICPCYCIEVVPYEDEKGNRRPIKFEIDTARCLFCGLCEDACPADAIALGQQYEFSSFSSRDLVIGRDDLLAKPGKAATGGGVVAARLNTERDVLVETNEPQGYNWWRNIRRR; from the coding sequence ATGTCGCGCGCACAGGACATGATCGGAACATGGATCGGCTGGACGTTCCTTGCCGACCTGGCGAAGGGTCTGGGGCTGACCTTCGGCTACATGTTCTCCAAGACCGTGACCATGCAGTATCCGGATAAGGAGAAATGGCTGCCCTATTCGCGTTATCGCGGCCACCATTTCCTGAAGCGTGACGAAGAGGGCGAGATCAAGTGCGTGGCCTGCGAGCTCTGCGCGCGGATCTGTCCCTGCTACTGCATCGAGGTCGTTCCTTACGAAGATGAGAAGGGCAACCGGCGCCCGATCAAGTTCGAGATCGACACTGCCCGCTGCCTGTTCTGCGGCCTGTGCGAGGACGCCTGCCCGGCGGATGCAATCGCGCTCGGCCAACAGTATGAATTCTCGAGTTTTTCCTCGCGCGATTTGGTGATCGGACGCGACGACCTGCTCGCCAAGCCCGGCAAGGCGGCGACCGGCGGCGGCGTGGTCGCCGCGCGCCTGAACACGGAAAGAGACGTGCTGGTCGAGACGAACGAGCCGCAGGGCTACAACTGGTGGCGAAATATCCGGAGACGGTGA
- a CDS encoding CBS domain-containing protein, which yields MFVGEIVKNKGVGVIAVTPDQPMVEVLRLFRDNNIGFVVVSQSPGEFLGTLSERDCCNAMAEYGGEATMMPVADIMNRSVAICSTEDLLPFVMAIMTQRRTRHVLVMEGDDVVGVVSIGDVVKHRLDEAQRTEQDLYDYISGTHYH from the coding sequence ATGTTTGTCGGCGAAATCGTGAAAAACAAAGGCGTCGGAGTGATCGCGGTCACCCCTGATCAACCTATGGTGGAAGTCCTGCGGCTGTTTCGCGATAACAATATCGGCTTCGTGGTCGTCAGTCAGTCGCCGGGGGAGTTCCTTGGAACGCTCTCGGAACGAGATTGCTGCAATGCCATGGCCGAGTACGGCGGCGAGGCGACCATGATGCCTGTCGCCGACATCATGAACCGCAGCGTGGCGATCTGTTCGACTGAGGATCTGCTGCCCTTTGTAATGGCGATCATGACGCAGCGGCGCACCCGCCACGTGCTGGTCATGGAGGGCGACGACGTCGTCGGCGTGGTCAGCATCGGCGACGTGGTCAAGCACAGGCTCGACGAAGCGCAGCGCACCGAGCAGGATCTGTACGACTATATTAGCGGAACCCACTATCACTAA
- the nuoG gene encoding NADH-quinone oxidoreductase subunit NuoG: MVRITIDGQMLDVEPGSTILQAAQRLGTEIPTFCYLKRLPPLASCRMCLVEIEGLRRLQPSCATAVTDGMVVRTNTPLIEETRSSMLDMLLANHPLDCPICDKGGECELQDMVMDYGPRRSEFRDPKRVFHSRDIRLSPVIIMNVNRCIQCQRCVRICEEVVGAVALGTVEKGMDTAVTGFEGSLASCDQCGNCVEVCPVGALMSFPYRYKARPWDLVETDTVCPHCGTGCQLTVGARKGEFMRVRSKEEHGVNRETLCVRGRFGLDFVESRDRIRRPMIRRDGALVPVSWSEAGDYLRLRLSAVENKAAGGLASARLPNEVLYQFQKLMRTVFRTNNIDCSARWPAPFDALGPLLASFYTRASLHEVIGKDCVLVIGGNVTEENPVTEYLLRDAARRRQTGLLMLSARPSRLDADARAVLRVPPGGEAASLAAVVAGLLPSEAFADIGATTVGEGPDRFVAALKEVRSVSVLVSVGLLRSSEARATLQQVNNLLQALRLLGKDVAMQFLFDRANQLGAWDMGVLPESLPGLSAIDDDVARAALGRAWGAEIPSAPSASFDAMLELCDIGRMGALYIVGSDPVMTYPDRRIAQMALGAADFLIVQDAFLTDTAGVADVVLPAASYGEEAGTFTNNEGRIQKLRKFREPAFEARGNLEIFDFVAQLRDHAVQPSSQGEIFDEIARLVPAYHGLTQDGLGSDGAFTSAIPTPPSGVFFAAPPRPKVDVGLMLMTGDCLFHNGYHSERSEILNTVADDPYVELSEQDAVRLGLSDGDQVVVRSARGELTAKLKVNRRFPRGLVFVPENYRALRLNSLMQRGEYPCPVEVQRAPAPFEIGSHAEPAMSAGDLGQGIAGLP, translated from the coding sequence ATGGTTAGGATCACGATCGATGGGCAAATGCTGGATGTGGAGCCCGGTTCCACAATACTGCAGGCCGCCCAGCGTCTGGGCACCGAAATCCCGACATTCTGCTATCTGAAGCGACTGCCGCCGCTCGCGTCATGCCGCATGTGTCTGGTGGAGATCGAGGGACTGCGGCGGCTGCAGCCCTCCTGCGCGACGGCGGTCACTGATGGCATGGTCGTGCGGACGAACACGCCGCTGATCGAGGAAACGCGGTCCTCAATGCTCGACATGCTGCTCGCCAACCATCCCCTCGACTGTCCGATCTGCGACAAGGGCGGCGAGTGTGAACTGCAGGACATGGTGATGGACTACGGGCCCCGCAGAAGCGAGTTCCGCGATCCCAAGCGCGTCTTTCACTCCCGGGACATTCGCCTCAGCCCGGTGATCATCATGAACGTCAACCGCTGCATCCAGTGCCAGCGCTGCGTGCGGATCTGCGAGGAAGTGGTTGGCGCGGTCGCCCTGGGCACCGTCGAAAAAGGCATGGATACTGCCGTCACCGGCTTTGAGGGCAGCCTCGCGAGTTGCGACCAGTGCGGCAATTGCGTCGAAGTCTGTCCGGTCGGCGCGCTGATGAGCTTCCCCTACCGCTACAAGGCGCGCCCGTGGGACCTGGTCGAGACCGATACGGTCTGCCCGCATTGCGGTACGGGCTGCCAGCTCACCGTTGGCGCGAGAAAGGGCGAGTTCATGCGGGTCCGCTCGAAGGAAGAGCACGGGGTGAACCGCGAAACGCTCTGCGTGCGGGGACGTTTCGGCCTTGACTTCGTCGAGAGCCGAGACCGGATCAGGCGACCGATGATCCGTCGTGATGGCGCCCTGGTGCCGGTTTCATGGAGTGAGGCCGGTGACTACCTGCGCCTACGCCTGTCGGCCGTCGAGAACAAGGCAGCGGGCGGGCTCGCCTCTGCGCGCCTGCCCAATGAGGTGCTCTACCAGTTCCAGAAGCTGATGCGGACGGTATTCCGGACCAACAACATCGACTGCTCGGCGCGCTGGCCCGCCCCCTTCGATGCGCTCGGCCCGCTGCTGGCAAGCTTCTACACGCGTGCCTCCCTGCACGAAGTGATCGGCAAGGACTGTGTGCTGGTGATCGGCGGCAACGTAACGGAGGAAAACCCGGTTACCGAATACCTGCTGCGCGATGCGGCGAGGCGGCGGCAGACCGGATTGCTCATGCTCTCGGCGCGGCCCTCCCGTCTCGACGCCGATGCCCGGGCGGTGCTTCGCGTGCCGCCGGGCGGAGAAGCGGCGAGCCTTGCGGCAGTGGTGGCAGGACTCCTGCCGAGCGAGGCCTTTGCGGACATCGGCGCCACGACGGTCGGTGAAGGGCCGGACCGTTTTGTTGCCGCTCTCAAGGAAGTCCGCAGCGTCAGCGTGCTTGTCAGCGTCGGCCTCCTCAGATCATCCGAAGCGCGCGCGACGCTACAGCAAGTCAACAACCTGCTGCAGGCTCTCCGCCTGCTCGGTAAGGACGTGGCGATGCAGTTTCTCTTCGACAGGGCCAATCAGCTGGGCGCCTGGGACATGGGGGTTCTGCCGGAAAGTCTGCCGGGACTTTCGGCCATCGACGACGATGTTGCGCGTGCAGCTCTCGGACGGGCCTGGGGCGCCGAGATCCCGTCTGCACCGAGCGCGAGTTTCGACGCCATGCTGGAACTCTGCGATATTGGGCGAATGGGTGCGCTCTATATCGTCGGAAGCGATCCCGTGATGACCTATCCCGATCGAAGGATCGCGCAGATGGCGCTTGGCGCCGCCGATTTTTTGATCGTGCAGGACGCGTTTCTCACGGATACGGCCGGCGTTGCCGATGTGGTGCTGCCCGCTGCAAGTTATGGAGAGGAAGCGGGCACTTTTACCAACAACGAGGGCCGGATCCAGAAGCTGCGCAAGTTCCGCGAACCCGCCTTCGAGGCCCGGGGCAATCTGGAGATATTCGACTTCGTCGCGCAGCTCCGTGATCATGCGGTGCAGCCATCGTCGCAAGGCGAGATTTTCGACGAGATTGCCCGGCTTGTCCCAGCCTATCACGGATTGACGCAGGACGGGCTTGGTTCCGATGGCGCGTTCACAAGTGCGATTCCGACGCCACCGTCAGGCGTGTTCTTCGCGGCGCCGCCGAGACCGAAGGTCGACGTCGGGCTGATGCTGATGACTGGCGATTGCCTGTTCCACAATGGATACCATTCCGAGCGCTCGGAGATCCTGAATACGGTCGCGGATGACCCCTATGTCGAGTTGAGCGAGCAGGATGCCGTGCGACTCGGCCTTTCGGATGGCGATCAGGTCGTCGTGCGATCCGCCCGGGGCGAATTGACCGCGAAGCTGAAGGTCAACAGGCGCTTTCCGCGCGGCCTCGTCTTTGTTCCCGAGAACTACCGGGCCCTGCGCCTCAACAGTCTGATGCAGCGGGGTGAGTATCCTTGTCCGGTGGAGGTTCAAAGGGCGCCTGCGCCATTCGAGATCGGTTCCCATGCCGAACCCGCGATGAGCGCTGGGGATCTCGGCCAAGGCATTGCCGGCTTGCCCTGA
- the nuoF gene encoding NADH-quinone oxidoreductase subunit NuoF: MFEPVLLKNIDAPDGHLLATYEAGGGYQALAKVLREHTPDEVIELVKQSNLRGRGGAGFPTGMKWGFVPKRADKPKYLCCNADEGEPGTFKDRIIMERDPHQLVEGLAVSAYAIGAETAYVYVRGEYVKAIRRLEQAIAEAREKGYLGEGVLGSDFNFTIHIHCGAGAYICGEETAMLESLEGRRAQPRLKPPFPAVAGLYASPTVINNVETLACVPHIVMRGPHWFRSIGPDKSPGPKLYCISGHVKKPGLYELPMGIPLRELVEDHAGGPLPGRRIKAVIPGGVSAPVIPREGLDVGMDFDSLAAAGSMLGSAGVIVVDDSTCMVKVATRIIEFFHHESCGKCTPCREGLNWVVKVLRRIEAGEGAPGDLEQLDKLCKGIFGNTFCALGDGAAMGLRAALAHFRDEFVAHIEERRCPFH; this comes from the coding sequence ATGTTCGAACCGGTTCTCCTCAAGAATATCGATGCGCCGGATGGCCATCTGCTCGCTACCTACGAGGCCGGCGGCGGCTACCAGGCTCTAGCCAAGGTGCTGCGTGAGCACACGCCCGACGAGGTCATCGAGCTCGTCAAACAGTCCAATCTGCGCGGTCGCGGCGGCGCCGGATTCCCGACGGGGATGAAGTGGGGGTTCGTGCCGAAGCGGGCCGACAAGCCGAAATATCTCTGCTGCAATGCCGACGAGGGCGAGCCGGGAACCTTCAAGGACCGGATCATCATGGAACGCGACCCGCATCAACTCGTCGAGGGGCTGGCGGTCAGCGCCTATGCGATCGGGGCGGAAACCGCCTATGTCTACGTCCGCGGCGAATATGTGAAGGCCATTCGTCGCCTGGAACAGGCGATCGCCGAGGCGCGGGAAAAGGGCTATCTCGGAGAGGGAGTCCTCGGATCGGATTTCAATTTCACGATCCACATTCACTGCGGCGCCGGCGCCTATATCTGCGGCGAGGAAACCGCAATGCTCGAATCGCTCGAGGGCAGGCGGGCGCAACCGCGATTGAAGCCGCCCTTTCCGGCAGTTGCCGGGCTCTACGCCAGCCCTACGGTGATCAACAACGTCGAAACGCTCGCCTGCGTGCCGCATATCGTGATGCGGGGGCCTCACTGGTTCCGGAGTATCGGCCCGGACAAGAGCCCCGGTCCGAAGCTCTACTGTATCAGCGGTCATGTGAAGAAACCCGGGCTCTACGAGCTGCCGATGGGCATACCGCTGCGCGAACTGGTCGAGGACCATGCCGGCGGACCGCTGCCGGGGCGCCGGATCAAGGCGGTGATCCCGGGCGGGGTCTCGGCCCCGGTTATCCCTCGGGAAGGCCTGGATGTCGGCATGGACTTCGACTCGCTGGCGGCCGCCGGCTCGATGCTCGGCTCGGCCGGGGTGATCGTGGTGGACGACTCGACCTGCATGGTCAAGGTCGCCACCCGCATCATCGAATTCTTCCATCACGAATCCTGCGGCAAGTGCACGCCATGCCGCGAGGGATTGAATTGGGTCGTCAAGGTGCTGCGCCGGATCGAGGCGGGGGAGGGCGCCCCCGGCGATCTCGAGCAGTTGGACAAGCTCTGCAAGGGCATATTCGGCAACACCTTTTGTGCCTTGGGCGACGGCGCGGCGATGGGCCTGCGGGCGGCACTCGCGCATTTCCGCGATGAGTTCGTCGCCCATATCGAAGAGCGGCGGTGCCCGTTCCACTGA
- the nuoE gene encoding NADH-quinone oxidoreductase subunit NuoE: protein MSMREKIEEAAARYPDQRSAIMPALLIAQQEHGHLPGPILEEIADILGVERIWVYELATFYTLFHTEPIGAFHLQLCDNVSCMLCGSEALLKHLEAVLAIKTGETSPDRVFTLSTVECLGACEMAPVMQVGDDYYGDLDIGRIDTLLARLRAEAGQVIGGADTAAAAPPGE, encoded by the coding sequence ATGAGCATGCGCGAAAAGATCGAGGAAGCGGCGGCGCGGTATCCCGACCAGCGCTCGGCAATCATGCCCGCACTGCTCATCGCGCAGCAGGAACATGGCCATCTGCCCGGTCCGATACTGGAGGAAATCGCCGACATACTCGGCGTCGAGCGGATCTGGGTCTACGAGTTGGCGACCTTTTACACGCTCTTCCATACGGAGCCCATCGGAGCCTTCCACCTGCAGCTCTGCGACAATGTCTCCTGCATGCTCTGCGGATCCGAGGCGCTTTTGAAGCATCTGGAAGCGGTGCTGGCGATCAAGACGGGCGAGACCTCTCCGGACCGCGTGTTCACGCTTTCGACCGTCGAGTGCCTCGGTGCCTGCGAGATGGCTCCGGTAATGCAGGTCGGCGACGACTATTACGGCGACCTCGATATCGGCCGGATCGATACGCTTCTCGCCAGGCTGCGGGCCGAGGCGGGGCAAGTGATAGGCGGCGCCGATACCGCCGCCGCGGCACCGCCGGGAGAATAG
- the nuoD gene encoding NADH dehydrogenase (quinone) subunit D, with product MTEVTQLMRPEGEALDTKEVLLNLGPQHPSTHGVLRLVLELDGEYVARVDPHIGYLHRGTEKLAESFTYTQIFPLTDRLDYVCPPSNNLAFALAVEKLLGIEAPIRAQYIRVLMAELARISGHLLITGALPMDLGAMTALLYAMREREMIMDLLEMVTGARMHTSFCRVGGVREDLPDGFLPKVREFCDIFPHRIRDYERLIEDNRVFLKRTQGVGIISPEDGIDLGLSGPNLRASGVDWDIRRDEPYEIYDRLDFNVITRDEGDCYARWQCRVEEMRESVRIIEQCLDQMPDGPFQVDMPTIAFPMDKDRVHCSMEALIQHFDLSAYGFKVPKGEVYSAIEAPKGELGFYIVSDGSEKPFRMKVRAPSFVNLQALFGVSNARYLADMIAVLGSLDPVMAEVDK from the coding sequence ATGACCGAAGTCACTCAGCTCATGAGGCCTGAGGGCGAAGCGCTCGACACCAAGGAGGTGCTTCTCAATCTCGGCCCGCAGCATCCGAGCACTCACGGGGTGCTGCGGCTCGTGCTCGAGCTCGACGGCGAATATGTCGCCCGCGTCGATCCGCATATCGGCTATCTGCACCGCGGCACCGAGAAACTCGCCGAGAGCTTCACCTACACGCAGATCTTTCCGCTCACCGACCGGCTCGACTATGTCTGTCCGCCCTCGAACAACCTCGCCTTCGCGCTGGCAGTCGAGAAGCTGCTGGGCATCGAAGCGCCGATCCGCGCGCAATATATCCGCGTGCTGATGGCCGAGCTGGCGCGGATCTCCGGCCATCTGCTGATCACCGGCGCGCTGCCGATGGATCTCGGTGCCATGACCGCGCTGCTTTACGCCATGCGCGAGCGCGAAATGATCATGGACCTCCTGGAAATGGTCACCGGCGCGCGCATGCACACTTCCTTTTGCCGGGTGGGCGGCGTGCGCGAGGACCTGCCGGACGGCTTCCTCCCCAAGGTCCGGGAGTTCTGCGACATCTTCCCGCACCGGATCCGCGACTACGAACGGCTGATCGAGGACAATCGGGTGTTCCTGAAGCGGACCCAAGGCGTCGGTATAATTTCGCCCGAGGACGGCATCGACCTCGGCTTGAGCGGTCCCAACTTGCGCGCGTCCGGCGTCGACTGGGACATTCGCCGCGACGAGCCTTACGAGATCTACGACCGGCTCGATTTCAACGTCATTACCCGCGACGAGGGCGACTGCTATGCGCGCTGGCAGTGCCGGGTCGAGGAAATGCGGGAGAGCGTGCGGATCATCGAGCAATGTCTCGACCAGATGCCGGACGGGCCGTTCCAGGTCGACATGCCGACGATCGCCTTTCCCATGGACAAGGATCGCGTGCACTGTTCGATGGAGGCGCTGATCCAGCATTTCGACCTGTCGGCCTACGGCTTCAAGGTGCCGAAGGGCGAGGTCTATTCGGCGATCGAGGCGCCAAAGGGCGAGCTCGGCTTCTACATCGTCAGCGACGGGTCGGAAAAGCCGTTCCGCATGAAGGTGCGGGCACCGTCCTTCGTCAACCTCCAGGCGCTCTTCGGGGTCAGCAACGCCCGCTATCTGGCGGACATGATCGCCGTGCTCGGCAGCCTCGACCCCGTGATGGCGGAGGTGGACAAGTAG
- a CDS encoding NADH-quinone oxidoreductase subunit C, with protein MSVTTSVISTLIAERFGEAIEDLGFSLGVHAFAAPPDRIVELCRLLKEHPELRFGFLSDVCGVDHYPEQPRYEAVYHLYSLPNKWRVRIKCRLGDPPRVPSVTGVWRTANWHEREAWDMYGITFEGHPDLRRIYMWEGFEGFPQRKDFPLRGYRDELNPFGAEGPAPNQPDLATRDIPSGGRTTPGK; from the coding sequence ATGAGCGTAACGACGTCCGTTATCAGCACCCTTATCGCGGAACGTTTCGGAGAGGCCATCGAGGACCTTGGCTTCTCGCTTGGGGTTCACGCTTTTGCTGCTCCGCCAGACAGGATCGTCGAGCTTTGCCGGTTGCTGAAGGAGCACCCGGAACTGCGCTTCGGTTTCCTGTCAGACGTCTGCGGTGTCGACCACTATCCCGAGCAGCCGCGCTACGAGGCCGTCTATCACCTCTATTCGCTGCCGAACAAATGGCGCGTCCGGATCAAATGCCGCCTCGGCGATCCGCCGCGGGTGCCCTCGGTGACGGGCGTCTGGCGCACGGCCAACTGGCATGAGCGCGAGGCCTGGGACATGTACGGGATCACGTTCGAGGGACATCCCGACTTGCGCCGCATCTATATGTGGGAAGGCTTCGAGGGCTTCCCGCAACGCAAGGACTTTCCACTTCGAGGCTACAGGGACGAACTGAACCCGTTCGGCGCCGAAGGGCCGGCGCCGAACCAGCCGGACCTTGCCACCAGGGACATTCCATCGGGGGGCCGTACGACACCGGGAAAGTGA
- the nuoB gene encoding NADH-quinone oxidoreductase subunit NuoB yields the protein MGGLNNAFRDSVLFTTADSVISWSRRSALWPETFGIACCAIEMISAGCARYDLDRFGVVFRPSPRQSDVMIIAGTVTRKFAPVVRRLYDQMPEPRWVIAMGTCAISGGVYNTYAVVQGAETFVPVDVHVPGCPPRPEALMHGFLLLQEKIKKTRALAGTPLDRIAAS from the coding sequence ATGGGAGGCTTGAACAACGCATTCCGCGACAGCGTGCTCTTCACCACGGCCGACAGCGTCATCAGCTGGAGCCGCCGGTCGGCGCTGTGGCCCGAGACTTTCGGTATCGCCTGCTGCGCCATCGAGATGATCTCGGCAGGCTGCGCCCGCTATGATCTCGACCGGTTCGGGGTGGTGTTCCGGCCGTCGCCCCGGCAGTCCGACGTGATGATCATCGCTGGTACCGTGACGCGGAAGTTTGCGCCCGTGGTGCGCCGGCTCTATGACCAGATGCCGGAGCCCCGCTGGGTAATCGCCATGGGCACCTGCGCCATTTCCGGCGGGGTCTACAACACCTATGCGGTGGTGCAGGGGGCGGAAACTTTCGTGCCGGTGGACGTTCACGTGCCGGGCTGTCCGCCACGGCCTGAGGCGCTGATGCACGGTTTCCTGCTGCTTCAGGAGAAGATCAAGAAGACCAGGGCGCTCGCCGGGACGCCATTGGACCGGATCGCCGCATCATGA
- a CDS encoding NADH-quinone oxidoreductase subunit A, whose product MTAIEFLPVLVMIAGVVLVVGATLFVSSLLRPSNPYPEKNMPYECGMDPAGEAAGGRFRVQFYILAILLVVFDVETMFLFPWAVVLKEIGLIGFVEMFVFIVLLLVGFAYAWLKGALEWEA is encoded by the coding sequence ATGACTGCGATCGAATTCCTGCCGGTTCTTGTGATGATCGCCGGAGTTGTTCTGGTGGTCGGGGCGACTTTGTTTGTCTCATCGCTGCTGCGTCCCTCCAATCCCTATCCCGAAAAGAACATGCCCTATGAGTGCGGCATGGACCCAGCCGGCGAGGCCGCCGGGGGCCGCTTCCGGGTGCAGTTCTATATTCTCGCGATCCTGCTGGTCGTCTTTGACGTCGAGACGATGTTCCTGTTTCCCTGGGCCGTCGTGCTGAAGGAGATCGGCCTGATTGGCTTTGTCGAGATGTTCGTCTTCATCGTTCTGCTTCTCGTGGGCTTCGCCTACGCCTGGTTGAAGGGGGCGCTCGAATGGGAGGCTTGA
- a CDS encoding NADH-quinone oxidoreductase subunit N, with translation MTAAVLFQWMLASLPEIIVITGACILLILGQLVRREQLLFWASVAVVLIAALATFLLAGEVRPAYSGMFVADRFAVFFKFVFYLATVLTFLLSRKYADIEGIGSSEYYVMLLFALSGMMIMASATDLLSIYVGLELMVLCTYVLTGFLRHERRSNEAALKYVILGAVSTGIFLYGVSLVYGLTGTTQLDAMAAAVSGDPLDPGLLLAVVFIVAGLVFKVGAVPFHMWVPDVYEGAPTTVTAFMSVGPKAAGFAVILRVFLNPLVAASDVWIIVAVIAVVTAALGSFVALVQDNFKRLLAYSSIAHAGFATFGVVAGGVDGVASVMLYLLIYAFMNLGIFGAVIMMRSGDFSGEVIEDYAGFAKAHPGLALLMLIYLFSLAGIPPTAGFFAKFYVLTALVERGFVFLAVVAVLLSAVAAYFYIRIVMVIYMREPERAFEPALTPFVRATLACTAAGTIGIGLFPEWFLRLAQHSAFGG, from the coding sequence ATGACCGCCGCCGTGCTTTTCCAATGGATGCTGGCAAGCCTGCCGGAAATCATCGTGATCACCGGCGCTTGCATCCTGTTGATCCTGGGGCAGTTGGTACGGCGGGAACAGCTGCTCTTCTGGGCCTCCGTCGCGGTCGTACTGATCGCCGCTCTCGCGACGTTTCTGCTGGCGGGCGAGGTGCGGCCGGCCTATTCGGGCATGTTCGTTGCCGATCGCTTCGCGGTCTTCTTCAAGTTTGTCTTCTATCTGGCCACGGTCCTGACGTTCCTGCTTTCGCGGAAATATGCCGATATCGAAGGGATCGGCAGCAGCGAATACTATGTCATGCTGCTCTTCGCGCTGTCGGGCATGATGATCATGGCCTCGGCGACCGATCTCCTGTCGATTTATGTGGGCCTCGAACTGATGGTGCTCTGCACCTATGTGCTGACCGGCTTCCTCCGGCATGAGCGGCGGTCGAACGAGGCGGCGCTGAAATATGTGATCCTCGGCGCCGTTTCGACCGGCATTTTCCTTTATGGCGTTTCGCTTGTCTATGGGCTCACTGGGACGACGCAGCTGGATGCCATGGCCGCTGCGGTGAGCGGCGATCCGCTCGATCCGGGCTTGCTGCTGGCGGTGGTTTTCATCGTCGCGGGGCTGGTCTTCAAGGTCGGCGCGGTGCCGTTCCATATGTGGGTGCCGGACGTCTATGAAGGCGCGCCGACGACGGTCACCGCCTTCATGTCGGTGGGGCCGAAGGCGGCGGGGTTCGCGGTGATCCTTCGGGTGTTCCTCAATCCGCTGGTCGCAGCCTCGGACGTCTGGATCATAGTCGCGGTCATTGCGGTGGTGACGGCGGCGCTCGGCAGCTTTGTGGCGCTGGTGCAGGACAATTTCAAGCGGCTGCTCGCCTATTCGAGTATCGCCCATGCGGGGTTCGCCACGTTCGGCGTGGTGGCCGGCGGGGTGGACGGGGTCGCCAGCGTGATGCTCTATCTGCTGATCTACGCCTTCATGAATCTCGGCATTTTTGGCGCCGTTATCATGATGCGGAGCGGTGATTTTTCCGGCGAGGTCATCGAAGACTATGCCGGCTTCGCCAAGGCGCACCCGGGGCTGGCGCTTCTCATGCTCATCTATCTGTTTTCGCTTGCCGGCATCCCGCCGACTGCCGGGTTTTTCGCCAAGTTCTACGTGCTCACCGCGCTCGTCGAGCGCGGTTTCGTCTTCCTGGCGGTGGTCGCGGTGCTGTTGAGTGCCGTCGCCGCCTATTTTTACATCCGCATCGTCATGGTGATCTACATGCGCGAGCCGGAGCGGGCCTTCGAACCGGCACTGACGCCCTTTGTCCGCGCCACGCTCGCCTGCACCGCCGCCGGCACCATCGGCATCGGCCTTTTTCCGGAGTGGTTCCTGAGGCTTGCCCAACACTCGGCTTTTGGCGGCTGA